The Candidatus Microthrix subdominans genome contains the following window.
GCGCCTCGGGCCACCCTGAGATGGTGGTGAGGGACAGCTCTCCGATCTCATACGTCGGGAAAGCAACGACGTACACCGAGTCGGGATGAGCATTCAGCCATTCGTCGATCGCTTCCCAGCTCTCGGCGTCGTCGATAACGATCGACTCTCCGTTGTCTGGGTCAACAAACTTCTCGACCATCTCGAACGCGCCAGCATCAACCGAAACGGTGGTCACCATGTCCTCTCGGATCAGAGTCGCTGCCTTGGTGCCCTCAGCGGTCGAAGCAGTTTCTCCGCGCCCCCAGTAGACGCCGTCGGCGTCCTTGGCCACCTCGTCGATGCGAGCAACCACGTCGGGCTGGCGGGCGTGGTTGATTGACGACAGAGCGAACGGCAGCGGACGCGTTGAGAACGTGCCGAACTCTCGCCGGTCCGGTGCCGGCAAGGTCATGCCGTCCTGGCACATACGGGTAATGATTCTCATGGTGCTGCTCCTTAGATCTGCAGGTAGTCGTACTCGGGCACAGACTGGCACTTGCACCCCTTGTGGTCGCCTGGCGACCAGAACCCCCAGGGCGAGGCGGTGTCAACAATGCGGCCGTCGATGGGGATCGGTTTGCCGTCCTGGTCGACGTGGTAGCGGAACGGGTGGGTGCGCCGGTCGGGACCGTAACGCCAAACGCATGCCACTGGGAGCCCGAACATGGCCACGAGCGGGTCGGCCACAGCCGGACCAGCCGCCGAGGCCGGATCAAAGTCGAGTCCCTCCGGCGCCGGCAATCCCACAGCTGCAGACTCAGCACGTCGAGCGATAGCGGTAGGCACGACCCCAGGAGTGTCGTCGAGCGCCCCTGGTGTCTCTGCTCCTGCTGCGGCTTGACCGAGCAGCCACGAGCGCAGCCGGTCGGCTGCCACAGCCCCTGCGTTCGCTGACCACTCATCCACCTGTCCTCGTGTTGGGCGTGTCCCGCCGGCGATGAGAGGCAGAGCGAGCAAGGCGAGCCACCATTCCTGCGAGGCGTCCTCGGTTTCCTCGTCGAGCCCTTGCACTGCTGCGCCCGGGGCATCAGCTGCTTGGAGGGTGTGCGAGCTGACCACCTGAGTAAGCGTCGAGCCGCTCTCAGCCGCGAGCGCTGCGAATACGTGCGGCCCCTTCACCTCGACACCGAGGGACCGGGCTTCGTTCCGTGCTCTGCCCTGCAGCCGTTCCCACCCGGCGAGAGCGGCTGGTGCCGCTGCGCTCATCACGCGGTCCATGAACCGGCGCTCTGCGTCCGCTACAGCCCGTCCCACGTCGATCTGGTTGGTGGGCGCGGCAGCTGCAGCCTGCACGCTGGGAGACGCAGGAGCGGGTCGCTCAGCGGGCAGCACGAGCGCTGCGCCTGCGAGGTCGTTCACTTCGCTGTCCCCGCCAGTGTCGTTCTTCTCTGTCTGCTTGCGCGTGAGCCGCTCGATCAGCTCCAACTCCTCGGGAGTGGGTGCGTCCTCTGGTTCGAACCCACGCGCATCACGCCACGCCGAATGGCCGATCGCACCAAACCGGAGCCCGTTGTCAGCAGCACCAGCCTGGTCGGGCTTCCCAACGATCGCTGACGGATCAACCCAGATCGCGCACAGCTCCATGTCAGCCCGAGTGAACCCATCCGCCTCGAGCAGAGGCGCCGCAGCAGATTGCATCAACGTAGATGCGATCTCGCGGACCATCGGCCCATACCACCTGCGCCACGACTGGTCCGAGATCTTCTCAGCGTTCCACCTGTTCGTGGCTCCGAGGCCAGCCACGTTCTCGACTGCCTCGTCTGCGATCTCGTTGATCCGCTGTCGGGCCTGGTCGATCAGCTCCTTGAACACCACCGTCACAGGCTTCGAGAGGTTCATTCGCTTGAACTTCTCGACGTAGTCAGCCTTGACCGATAGGACTGGCCCGACCACTTGACCGCCAGCGTTTGACCGGCCGAGCGCTTTCGTTGCTGCCTCACCGATCGCTGTGGACACGTGATCAGCCCACTGAGAAGGGGTGTCCATCGGGTTCGGGTTGGCCTCGTCTGGCACCAACGTCAAGTCGGCCGGCACGTTCGAACGGCCGATGCTGCGCTGAGCAGCAGTGAACACGAGCAGGTCTCGGATAGGTTCAAGCGCCGCGAGCACCCACGCCACCCCGTGCTCAGCCGAGTCGGGCCAAGGAACCATGCACCGCTGAACGATGGCGTCCTCTGGCAGAACTAGCCCGTCGAGCGCTGGCCTGTTCTCGCCGGTCTTGAGGTCAGCCTTGTAGCTGATCCGCTGGGTGCCAACAAACCGCCACATCTCTCGGGCGCCCTCAGGTGCGCTGGAGCCCTCAGCTGGTGCGGGGATTGGCCGGTGCATCTCGTCTACCCACCCGCCAACCAGGACCGCTCCGCCCTCCACGTCGTAGCAGACTGACAGTTCGAAGATGAGCCGAGCGAACCCGCCCGGGCCGGCAGCCAACTGCGAGAGCACGTCAGCGAACGCCAGCACCAGGTCCGATCCCAGAGCAACCGTGGCGCCTTCGGTGATCTTCCCGTCAGGGTCAAAGACGGGCAGGATCTTGTTAGAGCGCTGGTCGATGTACCCGGGCCCGAACGCAGCCGACGACACGACTGACGCCTTGCCCTTGACGGCCTGATGGATTTCCCCGTAGCGCGAGTACCGCCACGCTTCCTCGATTGCTTCGCTCATCTCACGCTGAGCAGCGCCGGCCGGGGGTGCAGGGTCGCCAAGCTGCGGGGCCTTTACCGGCCTAACGACCGAGGCCTGGAGAGCAAAGGTGGTTCCTCGTCCTGCCATCAGATCTGGTCCTCATCTGTCATGGAGTACAGAGCGCTGACCACACCCGAAGGAGCCGGCGGGGTGTACTCCTCGGGCGGGTCGGGCGTCACTCGGTCCACGAGCCGGTCAAAGATCACAGCCAGCTCGGAGCCGGCCAGAGTGAGCACGAGCATCACAGCCAGCCCAGACGGGGCAGCGAGCACGACACAGCTCAGCACAGCAGCAACCCAGACCGACAAGCACCACGGGCACCCGGCGAGATACGCCAACGCTGTCAGCTCCTCGTCTTCGGTGAACCCGGCCCAGTGAGCGAAGCGGGTGCGCACCGAGTCGAGCAGTTTGTCCGCTGCGACGAGCTGCACCCCTCGGGCGTAGGCAGGGACGAGCAGCACCCACACAACCACGGGCACCGCTGCAGGGTCACCCCGTGCCGCCGCAACCCACACGAGCGCCACTAGCAGAGCAGCCAACCCGGCTCCGATGGCTCTGCCAGCCCACCGGCGGCGCATCTCTTGGCCGAGCTGCTTGTTGGCCAGGAGGCTCACATCGAGCCATGCCCGCTGCCACAGTGCTGCGATAGGGCTCACAGTCCCACCCCTGCCAGTTTGGCTGCTGCCCGTTCGCACGGCCCGCACCCTGAGCCGCCAACAAACCCGAACCGCTCACCCCACCACGTCAGCACGATGCGTTCCTGGCCGATAGCTCGGAGCCGGCCGAGGGGAAGCGTCACGGCGTCTGCCGGGTTGCCGGGGGCTCGGGGGATGAGCACGAGCCTGGTGGTTGTTCGGAGCACCCGCACCTTGGTCCCGAGGTTGCTCGACAGTTCGCTCTGCCCAAACGGTTTGAATGGTTGCGAAGCAAGATCGTCGATCACAACTTCGGGGCCCAGCTGCCACTCCCCTACGGTGAGAGTCCCGTCTTGGTGCACAGCGAGCAGGTCGGTTGGCACAGCTCCGAGCACCATGCCAGCGTTCTCGTCGTAGAGCACGAGGTTGTGGTGTGGTGTGGTGCCCCAGAGCGACACGCGTGCCAGCTGCGGGGCTATGGCGGGACCGGAGTAGAGAAGGATCGGTGCTGGCATCCCTCACAGCATAGAACTACCGCTCAGCTACTGAGCGAGGTACTCGCAAGAACCGCCGCAACCAGGGCAGCCGACGCTCGACCGGATATACAATCACCGTCGCGTTCGTAGTTCCAACAGAGACCCAAGAATGGTTCGATGCGTAGCAGCAATGGCAGTCCGGCTGCCTGGTATCCGTCAGCGCTGAGCACCCAACGAATCCGGCCCGCTGCCGTGGGAAAAATAACCCAGTCACCTACGTCAAGCCGGTAAATCTGAGCTAGTTCTTCTGGTGTGACAAGTTCAGCGGTCATGGTTGCTCCTCTGCTCGGGGTTCGGGATCGGATCGTCGCGGTCGAGGCGGTCCACATACTCCACAAGGTAGGCCGCTTCCTCAGGTGTTGGGATGACGTCGCTCACAGTGCACCTCTGACCTGTGCAGCCAACTCGGCGGTCGGTTGCTGCTTGCGGGTCTCAGCTATCCGGTCACGTGGCACTCTGACCGCCCACGAGTAGCCCGAAGTGACCGAGACGGTCTTGGCGTTCACTCGGAGCACAACGTGCCACGATGACGACCCAGCCTGGCGCACAAGATCCCCAGGGGCGAGCGTCTCAAAGTTGGCTGCTGCTGCACTGTCGGCCTCCGCTTGAGCGAGGTGGCGCTGGGCTACAGCCAGCCGGCGCTCAGCTGTTTGGCGAGCAGCGATCTGCTCGTGCTCAGCCCGGTAGGCGTTGTCGCGGCGAGCGTCCATCCGAGAGCTGCTGCCTCGAGTAATGCCAGACACGACCGCAGGGTCGTCCCCGAGCACACCTCGGGCCCGTTTGGTTGCTGCCTCAGCTTTGGTGGTGGCTGCAGCGAGGTCAGCCTCAGCCTCAGCTACCTGTCGGCGTCGCTCCTCGACGCTCACTTGCTCTGCCCGTAGTACGAGGTCGTTCCGCCATCAACCACTCGCACGTACCGAGGGGCAGCGTTCTGCCCGCAGCCACCGCACTGGTGCGTCACGATGTCCCACCCCCCATACGAATCGGACTCCCAAACAGGGGCGTCGTCCCAGTCGGAGAGGCGCTGAGTGCTGCAGTGCTCCCATCCCTCTGGGTCCCACACGACCGAGAGAGTCCGAGTGATACCAGTCGCTCGGCTCGTGACCGGAACGGTAGCGGTCTTGTTGTTGCTCATGTTGTGCCTCCTCAGGCTTCTGGGGCGCTAGCTGCGCCCAGCATCTCGGGGATCTCGTTGCTGAACTGGAGTGTCCCAGCGTCCACAGCATCTTCGATGCTGCGCTCAATCTCAGCGGGGAGCAGCTTTAGCTGAGCGTCTGCGTAGAAGCTGCAGCCTCTGGACGCCATCACGAGCACCTGCCGCAGGTTGTCGATCGAGTAGGCGTCCACCTCAGTGCTGGTGGTCGAGAACCGCAGCCAACCCTCGTTCTCGCCGGAGAACCAGAACGCTGCGGTCAACTCATCGCCCTCGTTCTGCACAGCCATAGCCTTAATGCGGTTGGAGTTGTAGTTGGGCATTCTGTGCCTCCTCAGGCTTCGGGGCTCGCTTTGTGCTCGCCCTCTTGGGTTGAGTGTAACCCACGCGTTAGCGGGGTGCAAGCGGTGCGGAGCCCGAACCTCTGCACTGGGGGCAGTAGGCCA
Protein-coding sequences here:
- a CDS encoding DUF1360 domain-containing protein translates to MSPIAALWQRAWLDVSLLANKQLGQEMRRRWAGRAIGAGLAALLVALVWVAAARGDPAAVPVVVWVLLVPAYARGVQLVAADKLLDSVRTRFAHWAGFTEDEELTALAYLAGCPWCLSVWVAAVLSCVVLAAPSGLAVMLVLTLAGSELAVIFDRLVDRVTPDPPEEYTPPAPSGVVSALYSMTDEDQI